The proteins below come from a single Methanolobus chelungpuianus genomic window:
- the cobM gene encoding precorrin-4 C(11)-methyltransferase, with protein sequence MTNNKVYFVGSGPGNEKYITVAGRELLEEADLVIYAGSLVNPKVLDYSRGEKIDSYGLTLDETNKLILDNLRAGKKVVRLHSGDPSLYGSIVEQMEELKNAGVEIEIIPGVSSVFATAAALQTQLTLNNVSETLIITRPAGQTLEKDQIRELSRHNATMAVFLGTQKIEEIMEKVEYPPETPVAVVFHASWPDQKIIKGTVADIAGKVKEAGIKRSAMILIGGVVDPVNYGRSYLYGVAQEPLS encoded by the coding sequence ATGACAAACAATAAAGTATACTTTGTAGGCTCCGGACCGGGCAATGAGAAGTACATAACCGTTGCGGGCCGTGAACTGCTGGAGGAGGCGGACCTGGTCATCTACGCAGGGTCCCTTGTGAATCCCAAGGTGCTTGACTACTCCAGAGGGGAAAAGATAGACAGTTATGGCCTGACCCTGGATGAGACCAACAAACTTATCCTTGACAACCTCAGGGCCGGCAAGAAGGTAGTAAGGCTGCACAGCGGCGATCCATCTCTCTATGGCTCCATCGTGGAGCAGATGGAGGAACTGAAGAATGCAGGCGTGGAGATAGAGATAATTCCGGGCGTATCCTCGGTTTTCGCTACGGCTGCCGCTCTCCAGACTCAGCTGACACTGAATAATGTATCCGAGACGCTCATAATCACCCGTCCTGCAGGGCAGACCCTGGAAAAGGACCAGATCAGGGAGCTCTCCAGGCATAACGCCACCATGGCCGTTTTCCTGGGAACCCAGAAGATAGAGGAGATCATGGAAAAGGTCGAGTACCCGCCGGAGACCCCGGTGGCAGTGGTCTTCCACGCGTCATGGCCTGACCAGAAGATTATCAAGGGCACAGTGGCCGATATTGCAGGCAAGGTCAAGGAAGCAGGCATCAAGCGCTCGGCCATGATACTTATCGGCGGAGTCGTGGACCCTGTGAACTACGGGAGGTCTTACCTATACGGAGTGGCACAAGAACCGCTGTCATAA
- a CDS encoding cytochrome c biogenesis CcdA family protein yields the protein MFLDTLTLGPIASFFAGVVSVLSPCVLPLLPVILAYSTGEGKLRPLFIVLGLSMSFTLMGIMASVFGAALFSHIGTLRILAGLLIVAFGISMLRDMDVLSILAPYTRDIHIQKGSMFGGLLLGTSLGVVWIPCVGPILGSILAAVALEGEMAYGASMLFIYSMGFAIPMLVIAYSANISSARLGRIARYDAFIKKAAGALLIVAGSWMVYTNTAALYV from the coding sequence ATGTTTCTTGATACTCTCACACTGGGACCGATAGCTTCCTTTTTCGCAGGTGTTGTAAGTGTGCTCTCACCCTGCGTTCTGCCGCTGCTTCCGGTCATCCTGGCATATTCAACCGGGGAAGGTAAGCTGCGGCCACTTTTCATCGTACTGGGCCTTAGCATGTCATTCACCCTCATGGGCATCATGGCCTCAGTCTTTGGAGCAGCATTGTTCTCCCATATCGGTACCTTAAGGATACTTGCAGGACTGCTGATAGTGGCATTCGGCATATCCATGCTTCGGGATATGGACGTATTGAGCATCCTGGCACCTTACACCCGTGATATACATATACAGAAAGGCAGTATGTTCGGGGGCTTGCTCCTTGGCACTTCACTGGGGGTTGTCTGGATACCCTGTGTAGGGCCCATCCTTGGATCAATACTTGCTGCCGTTGCCCTCGAAGGAGAGATGGCCTACGGTGCGTCAATGTTGTTCATCTACTCCATGGGCTTTGCGATCCCCATGCTGGTCATAGCGTATTCAGCAAACATATCTTCTGCAAGGCTCGGCAGGATAGCCAGGTATGACGCCTTTATTAAAAAGGCTGCAGGGGCACTACTTATTGTTGCAGGTTCCTGGATGGTGTATACCAATACTGCAGCTCTCTATGTATGA
- a CDS encoding cobyric acid synthase, producing the protein MADGKKAKKLLVLGTASDVGKSIMVTGLCKVLSRKYKVAPFKAQNMSLNSWITKDGKEIGIAQAIQAKAAGVEPTADMNPVLLKPKGDRTSQVIVLGEPYADKSAGNYYDSIEEMHGVLRGALERLESEYELIVMEGAGGAAEINLYDRDIVNVGTARITGAPIILVGDIESGGVFASLYGTKALLPKDVSQQIRGFVINKFRGDPAILEPGLRQLEELTGVPVLGVLPYYNLKIPSEDSMAIRKKKKGQEKKESINDVDIAVIRLPRISNFTDFEPLERIAHVRYVNLDEDLGKPDCVIIPGTKNTVSDLLDLRESGMDAQIRGLYGKVPIFGICGGYQMLGRTIHDSGVENGVEADYDGLGLLDTETAFGEYKKMTTQVRKEVVAGGPIFSHIKGQEVWGYEIHMGATKTSNTVFGNDGSIDGTGTVVGTYLHGLFENANVRRALMIYLTEKKGIEYLPEVVMTEEEAYEELAGVVESCLDMEKIYRIIEEQE; encoded by the coding sequence ATGGCAGATGGCAAAAAAGCAAAGAAACTACTGGTCCTTGGTACTGCATCAGATGTCGGAAAGAGCATAATGGTCACAGGGCTTTGCAAAGTCCTTTCCAGGAAATACAAAGTAGCGCCTTTCAAGGCCCAGAACATGAGCCTGAACTCCTGGATAACAAAGGACGGCAAGGAAATAGGCATCGCGCAGGCGATACAGGCCAAGGCAGCAGGTGTCGAGCCTACAGCCGACATGAACCCCGTGCTCCTCAAACCCAAAGGGGACAGGACATCGCAGGTGATAGTGCTGGGCGAGCCATACGCCGACAAATCTGCCGGCAACTATTACGACTCCATTGAGGAAATGCACGGCGTCCTCAGGGGAGCGCTTGAACGGCTTGAATCGGAATACGAGCTCATAGTCATGGAAGGCGCAGGCGGGGCTGCCGAGATCAACCTTTATGACCGTGACATCGTCAATGTGGGTACTGCCAGGATAACCGGCGCACCCATTATCCTTGTTGGAGATATCGAATCCGGCGGCGTCTTCGCCAGTCTTTACGGCACCAAGGCCCTGCTGCCAAAGGACGTGAGCCAGCAGATCAGGGGATTCGTTATCAACAAGTTCAGGGGTGACCCTGCCATACTCGAGCCGGGCCTGCGGCAGCTTGAAGAGCTTACAGGCGTGCCCGTGCTGGGAGTGCTGCCCTATTACAACCTCAAGATACCTTCCGAGGATTCCATGGCCATACGCAAGAAGAAAAAGGGGCAGGAAAAGAAGGAAAGCATCAACGATGTGGATATTGCGGTCATCCGCCTGCCCAGGATATCAAACTTCACTGATTTCGAGCCACTGGAAAGGATCGCGCACGTGCGCTATGTCAATCTCGACGAGGATCTGGGCAAGCCGGACTGCGTAATAATACCCGGCACCAAGAACACAGTCAGCGACCTGCTCGATCTCAGGGAAAGCGGCATGGATGCACAGATAAGGGGTCTCTATGGCAAGGTCCCTATATTCGGTATCTGTGGCGGCTACCAGATGCTTGGGAGAACAATACATGACTCCGGAGTGGAGAACGGAGTGGAAGCGGACTACGATGGCCTTGGCCTGCTGGATACGGAAACAGCCTTCGGGGAATACAAGAAGATGACCACGCAGGTACGTAAGGAAGTTGTTGCCGGAGGCCCCATATTCAGTCACATAAAGGGACAGGAGGTCTGGGGATACGAGATACACATGGGCGCCACGAAGACCTCAAACACAGTGTTTGGCAACGATGGCAGCATTGACGGGACAGGCACAGTTGTGGGCACCTATCTGCACGGCCTCTTCGAGAATGCAAACGTCAGGCGCGCCCTCATGATATATCTGACAGAGAAGAAGGGCATCGAGTACCTGCCGGAAGTCGTCATGACCGAGGAAGAGGCCTACGAGGAGCTTGCCGGGGTCGTGGAAAGCTGCCTTGATATGGAAAAGATATACAGGATCATTGAAGAGCAGGAATGA
- the cbiT gene encoding precorrin-6Y C5,15-methyltransferase (decarboxylating) subunit CbiT, with protein sequence MTELLHVSGGPTKPEIIAISLSKLDLRNGDSFFDIGCGTGAVSIEANKIARDLKIHAIDAREEAIEVARKNFSSFNVGNVTLYSGESSDILSMQPVGSIGCAFIGGTKNISRVLEVLAEKKARSIVVNAVRIETVVNVINKLKELGLFDEVLHVIVSRGAPLTGETMFKPENPVYIVVGRSGTN encoded by the coding sequence ATGACTGAACTTTTGCATGTAAGTGGCGGACCTACAAAACCCGAGATAATTGCAATATCCCTATCTAAACTTGATTTAAGAAATGGGGACAGTTTTTTCGATATCGGCTGCGGTACAGGGGCTGTATCTATCGAAGCTAATAAAATTGCGCGTGATCTGAAGATACATGCCATCGATGCCAGGGAAGAGGCAATAGAGGTTGCAAGGAAGAATTTCAGTTCTTTTAATGTGGGCAACGTGACCCTGTACTCAGGCGAGTCTTCGGATATCCTGAGCATGCAGCCTGTCGGAAGCATTGGCTGTGCATTCATAGGCGGCACCAAGAATATTTCCAGGGTGCTTGAGGTGCTTGCAGAGAAGAAGGCCCGAAGCATCGTGGTGAATGCTGTAAGGATAGAAACAGTCGTAAATGTAATAAACAAGTTAAAAGAACTTGGCTTATTCGATGAGGTACTGCACGTTATAGTTTCGCGTGGTGCTCCCCTGACCGGCGAGACAATGTTCAAGCCTGAGAACCCTGTTTATATCGTTGTAGGCAGGTCAGGCACAAACTGA
- the feoB gene encoding ferrous iron transport protein B: MLNLLSKKSCCNLENTSQSNLERIVLIGNPNVGKSVIFNHFSDSYAVVSNYPGTTVAVSTGKGKLCGKEYEIIDTPGMYSLQPITDEERVSQNYLFDNKVFVYLHVIDAKNLQRMLPLTLQLIDAAVPLILVLNMMDEARNKGIRINAARLEQKLGIPVVCTTSITGEGMDKLEEAISTYDPGHVASKVEYGRGITYAINSISSLLRSEYAISKKALAQLLLLNDGLALGKVRQNGEDITAIGKIVESTEKEYSDPLNYVMTIERQVFVNDITDYVMTTEAVADENKKMDHNGTRKSLGERIDRLLIQPVTGIPILLLVLYFGLYKFVGGFAAGTVVDYLESTLFGEHINPWVIGNFNSLVPYPVIQDLFVGEYGILTQAVTYAIALIMPLVGAFFIVFSIIEDTGYLPRLAMLIDRVFKKMGMSGRAVIPMVLGFGCATMATMVTRTLETRREKLISNMLLALAIPCSAQLGVILGVLSFSSAALAIWAVVIGLELVVIGYLASKVIPGEKPSFFIEMPPLRLPKLSNVLVKTYSRMQWYFLEVLPLFVLASVLIWVGRLTGLFDIAVRLLGYPSQWIGLPAEAGLMFFYGFFRRDFGAAGLFDMYNAQLLTGVNLVVASITLTLFMPCIAQFLVTVKERGVKTALAMAAFIFPGAFAVGFLVNYFLTAFGVVL; encoded by the coding sequence ATGTTGAACCTTCTTAGTAAGAAAAGTTGCTGCAACTTAGAAAACACTAGTCAAAGCAACCTTGAAAGAATAGTCCTGATAGGGAACCCCAATGTAGGGAAAAGTGTAATCTTTAATCACTTCTCCGACAGTTATGCAGTGGTTTCCAATTATCCTGGAACTACCGTAGCCGTAAGCACGGGTAAAGGAAAACTTTGCGGGAAAGAGTACGAAATAATAGATACTCCCGGGATGTACTCTCTGCAACCGATAACAGATGAAGAGAGGGTTTCGCAGAATTACCTGTTCGATAACAAGGTGTTTGTTTACCTGCATGTGATCGATGCCAAGAACCTTCAGCGCATGCTCCCTCTCACACTCCAGCTGATAGATGCCGCAGTTCCGCTCATACTCGTCCTGAACATGATGGATGAGGCCCGGAACAAGGGGATACGCATCAACGCAGCCAGGCTTGAGCAGAAGCTGGGAATCCCGGTGGTCTGCACAACTTCCATCACGGGAGAAGGGATGGACAAGCTCGAAGAAGCAATATCGACCTACGATCCCGGACATGTTGCCAGTAAGGTGGAGTACGGCAGGGGAATAACATATGCCATCAATTCTATATCCTCTCTGCTCAGGTCTGAATACGCCATTTCGAAAAAAGCGCTTGCACAGTTGCTTCTTCTCAATGACGGACTTGCACTCGGGAAGGTGAGGCAGAACGGTGAGGATATCACAGCGATAGGGAAAATAGTCGAAAGTACCGAAAAAGAGTACTCTGATCCTCTCAACTACGTAATGACCATTGAAAGGCAGGTTTTTGTCAATGATATTACCGACTATGTCATGACAACTGAAGCGGTAGCGGATGAAAACAAGAAAATGGATCACAATGGCACTCGCAAGTCCCTCGGTGAGCGCATCGACAGACTTCTCATACAACCCGTAACCGGCATTCCGATATTGCTGCTTGTGCTGTACTTCGGGTTGTATAAATTCGTTGGAGGATTTGCGGCGGGAACTGTCGTGGACTATCTTGAAAGCACACTGTTTGGTGAGCACATTAATCCGTGGGTGATCGGGAACTTCAATTCACTTGTCCCATATCCGGTCATACAGGACCTGTTTGTAGGGGAGTACGGGATACTCACACAGGCAGTAACATACGCTATAGCACTCATTATGCCTCTTGTCGGGGCTTTCTTTATCGTGTTCTCCATTATAGAGGATACCGGCTATCTGCCCCGCCTTGCAATGCTCATAGACCGTGTTTTCAAGAAGATGGGGATGAGCGGAAGGGCCGTTATCCCGATGGTGCTTGGTTTTGGATGCGCCACCATGGCAACCATGGTCACCCGGACCCTTGAAACCCGGCGGGAAAAGCTTATTTCAAACATGCTGCTGGCCCTGGCAATTCCATGCTCTGCACAACTGGGCGTAATACTGGGCGTGTTGTCATTCAGCTCAGCGGCACTGGCAATATGGGCTGTCGTTATAGGCCTTGAGCTTGTGGTCATAGGTTACCTTGCATCAAAGGTCATTCCAGGGGAAAAGCCCAGTTTCTTTATTGAGATGCCTCCCCTGAGGCTTCCAAAACTGTCAAACGTGCTTGTGAAGACCTATTCGAGGATGCAGTGGTACTTCCTTGAAGTCCTTCCGCTCTTCGTGCTCGCAAGCGTGCTTATATGGGTAGGAAGGCTTACCGGCCTGTTCGATATAGCTGTTCGCCTGCTGGGCTATCCTTCTCAATGGATAGGCCTTCCGGCTGAAGCAGGACTAATGTTCTTCTACGGTTTCTTCAGGAGGGATTTCGGTGCAGCAGGCCTGTTCGATATGTACAATGCACAACTGCTGACCGGCGTGAACCTTGTGGTTGCGTCCATCACGCTGACACTGTTCATGCCGTGTATCGCCCAGTTCCTTGTGACCGTAAAGGAAAGAGGGGTCAAGACAGCGCTGGCAATGGCAGCCTTCATCTTCCCGGGCGCCTTCGCTGTAGGGTTCCTTGTAAATTACTTCCTCACTGCATTCGGGGTGGTACTGTGA
- a CDS encoding cobalamin biosynthesis protein CbiG, protein MYDKDVFRRAFEEYGSIVAVFATGIVVRDIAPLIQDKWKDPAVVVVDSNMNFAISLLGGHHGGNELVRKISEIGPVPVITTATEVHNRNSVEGIAKSLGCDIVNRPSTVQVNCALLEQDVEVLEIKGPKIVIVGDDVSVLKKEKAENS, encoded by the coding sequence ATTTATGACAAGGACGTCTTCAGGAGGGCATTCGAGGAGTACGGTTCCATCGTGGCGGTCTTTGCTACCGGGATAGTGGTGCGTGATATAGCACCGCTAATCCAGGACAAATGGAAGGACCCGGCTGTAGTGGTGGTGGATTCGAATATGAACTTCGCCATTTCCCTGCTGGGAGGCCATCACGGCGGTAACGAGCTGGTCCGGAAGATCTCCGAGATAGGGCCCGTGCCTGTCATCACCACGGCCACGGAAGTGCACAACCGCAATTCCGTGGAAGGTATTGCCAAGTCCCTTGGCTGTGATATCGTCAACAGGCCTTCCACCGTGCAGGTCAATTGTGCCCTGCTCGAGCAGGATGTGGAAGTCCTTGAGATAAAAGGGCCGAAGATCGTTATTGTAGGTGACGACGTGTCCGTCCTGAAGAAAGAAAAGGCAGAGAACTCATGA
- the trpD gene encoding anthranilate phosphoribosyltransferase: MKAYIKKVSEGQDLTIKEAEDAITQILTESNDAQIAGLLVALKMKGETADEIAGFALGMKKAAKLIYPEVEGTLVDIVGTGADRHNTINISTASAIITAAAGVPVAKHGNRSITSLSGSADVLRELGIQVDKAPEEVRQSIEDIGIGFMFAPVFHPSMKRVAGIRQELGRTVFNILGPLTNPANAKVQLVGVFDRKLCKTLAEVLRKMGVERAMVVHGDGMDEISTLAETCVAELRDGKIRTYTLTPEELGVKRAKATDIVGGTPKENALDIIYVLKGERGPKRDIIVINAAAALYLAGRTDSVKEAIPLVEETIDSGKALEKLMEFCDDKRTYEALNETHAKSEDMRYAVC, encoded by the coding sequence ATGAAGGCTTATATCAAGAAAGTAAGTGAGGGGCAGGACCTGACAATAAAAGAAGCTGAGGATGCTATCACACAGATATTGACAGAGTCCAATGACGCCCAGATCGCGGGTCTGCTCGTGGCCCTGAAAATGAAAGGAGAGACTGCAGATGAGATTGCCGGGTTTGCCCTTGGTATGAAAAAAGCAGCTAAGCTCATCTATCCGGAAGTAGAGGGAACCCTTGTTGATATTGTCGGCACGGGGGCTGACAGGCACAACACTATCAACATCTCAACAGCCTCAGCGATCATCACAGCAGCAGCCGGAGTACCAGTGGCAAAGCACGGCAACCGCTCAATTACCTCACTTTCCGGAAGTGCGGACGTCCTAAGGGAACTTGGCATACAGGTAGACAAAGCACCTGAAGAGGTGAGACAGAGCATAGAGGACATAGGCATCGGCTTCATGTTCGCTCCCGTCTTCCACCCTTCAATGAAAAGGGTTGCAGGCATCAGGCAGGAGCTGGGCAGGACAGTGTTCAACATCCTTGGCCCGCTCACGAACCCCGCCAATGCGAAGGTACAGCTCGTCGGGGTCTTTGACAGGAAGCTCTGCAAGACCCTGGCTGAGGTCCTGAGGAAAATGGGAGTGGAGAGGGCGATGGTGGTCCATGGAGACGGCATGGATGAGATATCCACGCTTGCGGAAACCTGCGTGGCCGAACTTCGGGACGGCAAGATCAGAACATATACACTGACACCGGAAGAGCTTGGCGTCAAAAGGGCAAAGGCCACAGATATTGTCGGCGGCACGCCCAAAGAGAACGCCCTCGACATCATCTATGTGCTGAAAGGAGAGAGGGGACCAAAGAGGGACATCATAGTAATTAATGCTGCTGCTGCACTTTACCTTGCAGGCCGGACTGATTCGGTAAAAGAGGCCATTCCTCTGGTCGAGGAAACTATAGACAGCGGCAAGGCGCTTGAGAAGCTAATGGAGTTCTGCGATGATAAACGCACCTATGAGGCACTAAATGAGACACATGCCAAAAGTGAAGATATGCGGTATGCAGTGTGCTGA
- a CDS encoding cobalamin biosynthesis protein, producing MIIGIGARRGVSSQEAVDAIRNALAELGRDISEVQVLASAKLKEDEEGLHEAASVLGLELRFIDHDELNRYDAPSASQAKRFGLTGVAEPAALALSEKKELILRKKVYGRVTIAIAE from the coding sequence ATGATAATCGGCATCGGAGCGCGCAGGGGAGTCAGCAGTCAGGAGGCAGTGGATGCCATCAGGAATGCTCTGGCAGAACTTGGCAGGGATATCTCCGAGGTGCAGGTGCTTGCATCCGCAAAATTAAAAGAGGACGAAGAGGGCCTGCATGAGGCAGCAAGCGTCCTTGGACTTGAACTGAGGTTCATAGATCACGATGAATTGAACAGATATGATGCGCCGTCTGCTTCCCAGGCAAAACGCTTCGGGCTTACAGGTGTGGCAGAACCGGCTGCACTGGCGCTATCGGAAAAAAAAGAACTGATATTAAGGAAGAAGGTTTATGGTAGGGTCACAATCGCAATCGCAGAGTGA
- a CDS encoding precorrin-8X methylmutase, with protein sequence MTTEPRKTGAGIEDLVEMTTEIDPELVAICNDLGSQTDEAKAIYMTSRNIARKLVGDETVEDRVKQRCVTSTGDPAVADIMRFVNDPVKAGVEAIKRGAPILVDINMVKAGITKMGHKCEIICVLDKDEDAELARKYGITRTAAGFLKCRDMLEGSIVAIGNAPSAAFAVCRMIESGIRPAIIVGTPVGFVNAAESKEAVRSMDVPSITCVGTRGGTPMAVACVNELVAIANESKCKCKCATE encoded by the coding sequence ATGACTACTGAACCCAGAAAGACAGGTGCGGGTATCGAAGACCTTGTGGAGATGACCACTGAGATCGACCCGGAGCTAGTCGCCATCTGTAACGACCTTGGCTCACAGACCGATGAGGCAAAGGCAATTTACATGACCAGCCGTAACATCGCCCGCAAGCTTGTGGGTGATGAGACCGTTGAGGATCGCGTAAAACAGCGCTGTGTTACCTCAACCGGCGACCCGGCTGTTGCAGATATCATGCGCTTTGTCAACGATCCTGTCAAAGCAGGTGTGGAAGCCATCAAAAGAGGCGCTCCTATTCTTGTTGATATCAATATGGTCAAGGCAGGGATCACCAAAATGGGACACAAGTGTGAGATTATCTGCGTGCTCGATAAGGACGAGGATGCGGAACTTGCCCGCAAGTACGGTATTACCAGGACCGCAGCAGGTTTCCTGAAATGCAGGGACATGCTCGAAGGATCTATCGTCGCTATCGGCAATGCACCATCTGCCGCCTTTGCTGTATGCAGGATGATCGAGAGTGGCATCAGGCCCGCTATCATCGTGGGCACGCCTGTGGGTTTTGTCAATGCGGCAGAATCCAAGGAAGCTGTCCGGAGCATGGATGTTCCTTCAATCACATGTGTCGGGACACGTGGCGGAACTCCAATGGCAGTTGCCTGTGTCAACGAACTTGTTGCAATAGCAAATGAAAGCAAATGTAAGTGCAAGTGTGCGACAGAATAA
- the cobJ gene encoding precorrin-3B C(17)-methyltransferase translates to MVGSQSQSQSEASGKGRLYVIGIGPGSVEQLTVKAREVIINSDYVVGNGTYLDQMASLLDKQNIVRSAMGKEVDRARKAVELAQNNVVSMISGGDANIYGMAGLVLEVAEHANLNVEIEVLPGVTAITAAASVLGAPIVNDFCTVSLSDLLTPWEVIEKRLDAAASADFVMSLYNPKSRQRNSNFSRAIEIIRRHKEDSVPVGLVKNALRDQDQDYIVTTLGEVLNYNDWVDMSTTILISTNDSRIWDTPYGKRIITPRGYHRKYDY, encoded by the coding sequence ATGGTAGGGTCACAATCGCAATCGCAGAGTGAAGCGTCCGGGAAAGGAAGGCTGTACGTCATAGGTATAGGCCCGGGTTCCGTGGAACAGCTTACGGTAAAGGCAAGAGAGGTCATAATCAACTCCGATTATGTTGTCGGTAACGGCACTTACCTTGATCAGATGGCAAGCCTGCTGGACAAGCAGAACATAGTGCGCAGTGCAATGGGCAAGGAAGTCGACCGCGCACGCAAGGCAGTGGAGCTTGCACAGAACAACGTTGTTTCCATGATAAGCGGCGGGGATGCCAATATATACGGCATGGCCGGTCTTGTGCTTGAGGTTGCAGAGCACGCCAACCTCAACGTTGAGATCGAGGTGCTGCCGGGAGTAACAGCCATCACTGCAGCAGCCAGTGTGCTGGGTGCGCCCATTGTCAATGATTTCTGCACGGTTAGCCTCAGCGACCTGCTGACCCCTTGGGAGGTCATCGAGAAAAGGCTTGATGCTGCAGCATCCGCAGACTTCGTAATGTCCCTCTACAACCCGAAAAGCCGCCAGCGCAACTCTAATTTCTCAAGGGCTATCGAGATAATCAGGCGCCATAAGGAGGACTCCGTCCCTGTGGGCCTTGTAAAGAACGCCCTCAGGGACCAGGACCAGGACTACATTGTCACAACACTTGGCGAGGTCCTCAATTATAATGACTGGGTGGACATGAGCACCACCATCCTTATCAGCACGAACGATTCCCGCATATGGGACACGCCTTATGGCAAACGCATAATCACTCCAAGGGGGTATCACAGGAAATATGACTACTGA
- a CDS encoding metal-dependent transcriptional regulator, with product MKLSEDGENILERMWVHINEEKNDSMDLGSLGLEAGSPVIRELLEAGNITLSGSHARLSENGSSAGRTVVRRRRLAERLLVDVLNTKEQHVRSSACEFEHILHRGIDENVCILLGHPRTCPHGKQIPEGECCRKAREELEHVVAPLSALKNGQRGRIAYFDMREEQRMQKMLAMGVLPGIPVSLVQSYPSYVFDLNHTRYAVDKEIADSVYIRIERD from the coding sequence ATGAAACTAAGTGAAGATGGCGAGAACATCCTTGAAAGGATGTGGGTGCATATCAATGAAGAGAAGAACGACTCAATGGACCTGGGATCGCTTGGCCTTGAGGCGGGTTCCCCTGTGATACGGGAACTGCTTGAGGCCGGCAATATCACATTGTCCGGCTCCCATGCCCGGCTTTCCGAAAACGGCAGTTCTGCAGGCAGGACTGTTGTAAGAAGACGCAGGCTGGCAGAGCGGCTTCTTGTTGACGTGCTCAACACAAAGGAGCAGCATGTAAGGAGTTCTGCATGCGAGTTTGAGCATATACTGCACAGGGGCATTGATGAGAACGTGTGCATATTGCTGGGTCACCCGCGTACATGTCCCCATGGAAAACAGATCCCTGAAGGGGAATGCTGCAGGAAGGCAAGGGAAGAACTTGAGCATGTGGTTGCACCTCTCTCCGCATTGAAGAACGGGCAAAGGGGCAGGATCGCCTATTTTGATATGAGGGAAGAGCAGAGAATGCAGAAAATGCTTGCAATGGGGGTGCTTCCTGGCATCCCGGTGAGTCTTGTCCAGTCATATCCCTCATATGTCTTCGACCTTAACCACACAAGGTATGCAGTGGATAAAGAGATTGCAGACAGTGTGTATATAAGGATAGAAAGGGATTGA
- a CDS encoding cobalt-factor II C(20)-methyltransferase, protein MLVGVGLGPGDPELLTLKAVETLKKSYKVYVPGRLAAELVAPYAEAEILDFPMLTDYNVLNAVWKKNAEMIAEESRDKLVSFGLIGDPNFFSTFTHLKRVMNRLYPDVETSTIPGISSITSFAAQTGAEVDASFEVSDGSDSKYRIRLKASRPLEIMDSYKKEGFSKFIFAERLFSPEEVIIKEQDKFPEKGNYFSIIFAEKE, encoded by the coding sequence ATGCTTGTTGGAGTAGGACTTGGACCCGGTGACCCGGAACTTCTGACATTGAAAGCTGTCGAAACCCTGAAAAAGAGCTACAAGGTCTATGTTCCCGGCCGCCTTGCAGCGGAACTGGTAGCGCCTTATGCGGAAGCCGAAATACTGGACTTCCCCATGCTGACCGATTATAATGTGCTCAATGCGGTCTGGAAGAAGAATGCGGAAATGATAGCAGAAGAATCCAGGGATAAGCTTGTTTCCTTCGGTCTTATCGGTGACCCAAACTTCTTCTCAACATTCACTCATCTCAAGCGTGTGATGAACAGGCTCTATCCTGACGTGGAGACCTCGACCATTCCGGGTATAAGTTCCATCACCTCCTTCGCCGCACAGACAGGCGCAGAGGTGGATGCATCCTTTGAAGTAAGCGATGGCTCCGACAGCAAGTACCGCATAAGGCTCAAAGCCAGCAGGCCTCTTGAGATCATGGACTCCTACAAGAAAGAAGGTTTCAGCAAGTTCATATTTGCAGAGAGGCTCTTCAGCCCGGAAGAAGTGATAATAAAGGAACAGGATAAGTTCCCCGAGAAGGGTAACTATTTCAGTATCATCTTCGCGGAAAAGGAGTGA